A region of Hydrogenimonas cancrithermarum DNA encodes the following proteins:
- a CDS encoding Mut7-C RNAse domain-containing protein: MKRFCIRWDSSPRFVCDVHLAKVAKYLRLLGFDTLYRNDITDNELFGMCRFGRIGITCDRRLQERLPESIVVLPCEEAPKQVRRLSAMFDLARYAHPFSRSLCCNRTMQPCDKREFFSKIPKETYRWRNGFWICPKCKKIYWQGTHAGRMRQKIIDLLGVSEKVLKA; this comes from the coding sequence ATGAAGCGATTTTGTATCCGATGGGATAGTTCTCCCCGTTTCGTCTGTGACGTCCATCTTGCCAAAGTCGCGAAGTATTTGAGGCTGTTGGGGTTCGATACGCTTTACCGCAACGATATCACGGACAACGAACTGTTCGGTATGTGCCGCTTTGGACGCATCGGAATCACCTGTGACAGGCGTTTGCAGGAGAGACTGCCCGAATCGATCGTGGTGTTGCCGTGTGAAGAGGCCCCGAAGCAGGTCAGGCGCCTGAGTGCGATGTTCGATCTCGCCCGATACGCCCACCCATTCAGCCGGTCGCTTTGCTGTAACCGGACGATGCAGCCGTGTGACAAGCGTGAGTTTTTTTCCAAAATTCCGAAAGAGACCTATCGGTGGCGGAATGGGTTTTGGATCTGTCCGAAATGTAAAAAAATCTACTGGCAGGGAACGCATGCAGGCCGCATGCGTCAAAAAATAATAGATTTGCTTGGTGTATCAGAAAAAGTGCTAAAAGCTTAG
- the nfo gene encoding deoxyribonuclease IV, which translates to MKYVGAHVSASGGVFNAPLNAKAIGAKAFALFTKNQRQWTAKPLDEETIEKFKANLKASGIDARHVLPHDSYLINLGHPEEEKRQKSLDAFIDEVKRCEQLGLDKLNFHPGSHLKKLSEEACLDRIAEAMNITLNETEGVTLVIENTAGQGSNLGYKFEHLAYLIDKTEDKSRVGVCLDTCHTFTAGYDLRTKEAYDETMKAFDEIVGFEYLKGMHINDSKPPLGSRVDRHHSLGCGEIGWDAFKYIMNDPRMDDIPLVLETIDESIWAQEIRALYDLVEK; encoded by the coding sequence ATGAAGTATGTCGGTGCCCACGTTTCCGCTTCCGGCGGTGTCTTCAACGCCCCTTTGAATGCCAAAGCCATCGGTGCGAAAGCCTTTGCCCTTTTTACGAAAAACCAGCGCCAGTGGACGGCGAAGCCGCTCGATGAAGAGACGATCGAGAAGTTCAAAGCCAATCTGAAAGCCAGCGGCATCGATGCCAGACATGTCCTGCCGCACGACAGCTACCTGATCAACCTGGGACATCCTGAAGAGGAGAAGCGTCAAAAGAGTCTGGACGCTTTTATCGATGAGGTCAAACGGTGCGAACAGCTGGGACTCGACAAGCTCAACTTCCATCCCGGAAGCCATCTGAAGAAGCTTAGCGAAGAGGCGTGCCTCGATCGTATCGCAGAAGCGATGAACATTACGCTCAATGAAACCGAAGGGGTGACACTCGTCATCGAAAATACGGCGGGACAGGGGAGTAACCTGGGCTATAAGTTCGAGCACCTCGCCTATCTGATCGACAAAACAGAAGATAAAAGCAGAGTCGGTGTCTGTCTCGATACCTGCCACACCTTTACGGCCGGTTACGATTTGCGCACGAAAGAGGCGTACGACGAGACGATGAAAGCGTTCGACGAGATCGTTGGATTCGAGTATCTGAAAGGGATGCACATCAACGACTCCAAACCGCCTCTCGGAAGCCGTGTCGACCGCCACCACTCTCTTGGTTGCGGCGAAATCGGCTGGGATGCCTTCAAATACATTATGAACGATCCGAGGATGGATGATATACCGCTGGTTCTGGAGACGATCGACGAGTCGATCTGGGCCCAGGAGATTCGGGCTCTTTACGATCTGGTGGAAAAGTGA
- a CDS encoding sensor domain-containing protein, translated as MKGYDLQLRRQLVDMIYGAIPFSVVINILAGLVILATYWPKSQESAVQWFSLVIVVMFYRLGIYLYYKAYQEEMAIGLAEILQWIGTFFSALVWVSGLWYFLGKQGIAYDFLMAFVMGGMASGAITTLSADRMTTVTYIFVILGGTALWLLVSPNPIEVMMGVLVLVYLAFLISSSGRIHKTLVDALMLRRENTQAIRALKAHQAQMDLIFDNVPVGIFFYDTEFKIVNVNQYFVQIFDSSREKLIGLDLEDITDKRIEETIRIPIEYNGLEDGYYEGEYHATTSDIDVLVRIRTTALKDSKNRLVGAIGIVEDIAQEMEDKRKIESFAQFYIQNPNPVMQISCKTHAVLIENDAARKIHEGLLRRAPTRWERFLRRVCDGEYKSLDLRFDEKIYQFDIMVLDEEKINLYGRDVTKERIARERADYLAYYDELTGLPRRKLLFEHVKVAMLRAERNGTTNALLFLDLDNFKQINDSMGHDVGDDLLIQLSERLTNLMRTGDIVARLGGDEFVILMADIEGDAEEAAMKSEIVAQKIKEEVSRPFAIKGRKLHFSASIGVTLFTYGRDFFDLLKEADVAMYEAKTAGKNGVRIFDTALEMITGEKSELLQDLHSAIERDQLALLYHPQIEISTGRCVGAEALLRWEHPRRGVVSPDIFIPLAEESGLIHEVGQWVLRRVAQDCTRLNLDYIAVNVSIKEFVRSDFIETIKTMVRDGEIDPFRIELEMTESVFIENFERTNEKLQELREMGFRFSIDDFGTGYSSLAYLKNLSIKTLKIDRGFVKDIGINPNDEVLTRTIIDIASHFEMKTVAEGVENETQLAFLKKFGCDLAQGYFFTKPIPLDAFIEWLGRRCESVAASDDADNKPEK; from the coding sequence GTGAAAGGGTACGATCTGCAGCTTCGCCGCCAGCTTGTCGATATGATTTACGGCGCCATTCCGTTTAGCGTCGTCATCAATATTCTTGCAGGACTCGTCATTTTGGCGACCTATTGGCCCAAATCGCAGGAGAGTGCCGTACAGTGGTTCAGTCTGGTTATCGTCGTCATGTTCTACCGCCTTGGCATCTACCTCTATTACAAGGCCTATCAGGAGGAGATGGCGATAGGCCTTGCGGAGATATTGCAATGGATAGGGACATTTTTCAGTGCGTTGGTGTGGGTGAGCGGGCTTTGGTACTTCCTTGGAAAACAGGGAATCGCCTACGACTTTTTGATGGCATTCGTGATGGGGGGCATGGCATCGGGGGCGATCACGACACTCTCGGCCGATCGTATGACGACCGTGACCTATATCTTCGTGATTCTCGGCGGAACGGCACTCTGGCTGCTGGTGAGTCCGAATCCGATCGAGGTGATGATGGGGGTTTTGGTACTGGTCTATCTCGCCTTTTTGATCTCCAGTTCCGGAAGAATTCACAAAACGCTTGTCGATGCATTGATGCTTCGCAGGGAAAATACGCAGGCGATTCGGGCGCTGAAAGCGCATCAGGCGCAGATGGATCTCATCTTCGACAATGTCCCTGTCGGTATCTTTTTTTACGATACGGAGTTCAAAATCGTCAACGTCAATCAGTATTTCGTTCAGATTTTCGATTCGAGCCGGGAGAAGCTCATCGGTTTGGACCTGGAGGATATCACCGATAAACGGATCGAAGAGACGATACGGATTCCGATCGAATACAACGGCCTGGAAGATGGATACTACGAAGGGGAGTACCATGCGACGACGAGTGACATCGATGTTCTTGTCCGCATTCGTACCACAGCGCTCAAAGATTCCAAAAACCGCCTAGTGGGTGCCATCGGTATCGTGGAAGATATCGCCCAGGAGATGGAAGACAAGCGAAAGATCGAGTCGTTCGCCCAGTTTTACATCCAAAATCCCAACCCTGTCATGCAGATCTCATGCAAAACCCATGCGGTTTTAATCGAAAACGATGCTGCCAGAAAAATTCACGAAGGACTACTCAGACGTGCCCCTACCCGGTGGGAACGCTTTTTGAGGAGAGTGTGCGACGGTGAATACAAAAGCCTGGATTTGCGATTCGACGAGAAGATCTACCAATTCGACATCATGGTGCTGGACGAAGAGAAGATCAATCTTTACGGTCGGGATGTGACAAAAGAGAGGATTGCAAGAGAACGTGCCGACTATCTGGCCTATTATGACGAGCTGACGGGACTTCCGAGAAGAAAGCTCCTTTTCGAACATGTCAAAGTGGCGATGCTGCGTGCCGAACGAAACGGAACGACGAACGCCCTGCTCTTTCTCGATCTCGACAACTTCAAACAGATCAACGATTCGATGGGACACGATGTCGGAGACGATCTGCTCATACAGCTGAGTGAACGTTTGACCAATCTGATGCGTACCGGCGATATCGTTGCGAGACTCGGAGGCGACGAGTTCGTCATATTGATGGCCGACATCGAAGGGGATGCGGAAGAGGCCGCGATGAAGAGTGAAATCGTCGCACAAAAGATTAAAGAGGAAGTATCGAGGCCGTTTGCCATCAAAGGGCGGAAGCTTCATTTCAGCGCCAGTATCGGTGTGACGCTCTTTACGTACGGACGCGACTTTTTCGATCTGTTGAAAGAGGCGGATGTGGCGATGTACGAAGCCAAAACGGCAGGGAAGAACGGCGTCCGGATTTTCGATACGGCACTCGAAATGATTACGGGAGAGAAGAGTGAGCTTCTGCAGGATCTTCACAGTGCGATAGAGAGGGATCAACTGGCACTTCTCTATCATCCTCAGATCGAGATATCGACGGGCCGATGCGTCGGAGCGGAGGCGCTTCTTCGCTGGGAGCATCCTCGTCGAGGGGTCGTTTCACCCGATATTTTCATTCCTCTGGCCGAAGAGAGCGGGTTGATTCACGAAGTGGGACAGTGGGTTTTGCGTCGGGTCGCACAGGATTGTACCCGTTTGAATCTCGATTATATCGCTGTCAACGTAAGCATCAAAGAGTTTGTGCGCAGTGATTTCATCGAAACCATCAAAACCATGGTTCGTGACGGCGAGATCGATCCTTTCCGTATCGAGCTCGAGATGACGGAATCGGTCTTTATCGAAAACTTCGAAAGGACGAACGAGAAGCTTCAGGAACTTCGGGAAATGGGTTTCAGATTCAGTATCGACGATTTCGGTACGGGTTACTCTTCGCTTGCCTATCTGAAAAACCTTTCGATCAAAACTCTTAAAATCGACCGTGGATTTGTCAAGGATATCGGTATCAATCCAAATGACGAGGTCCTGACACGGACGATTATCGATATCGCGTCGCATTTCGAGATGAAAACGGTCGCGGAAGGGGTCGAGAACGAGACGCAGTTGGCATTTTTGAAGAAGTTCGGGTGCGATCTTGCGCAGGGGTACTTTTTTACCAAACCCATACCGCTCGACGCGTTCATCGAATGGCTGGGCCGACGGTGCGAGTCAGTTGCGGCTTCGGATGATGCGGACAACAAGCCTGAGAAGTGA
- a CDS encoding aldo/keto reductase — protein sequence MNYRYIGKTGLRVSPLCMGTMTFGSFCDKKRSFAIMDRAYERGINFYDTAELYPVPPRSTWAGTTEEIVGEWMRTKPRESIVLATKVAGAASGWFVPPIRHGLTAIDRFHIERAVEGSLKRLKTDYIDLYQMHWPDAVVPIEESLEAFDRLVQSGKVRYIGTSNDTAYGLTKANEASRYLGLARFESIQNNFSLLNRRFMDELATVCRKEKISLLPYAPLAGGVLTGKYNGEFFPPDARFTKYLNDKNPRVRAQATKYLNDKTLEATALYMEIAQMAGMRVTTLATAWSMQHDFVASSIIGATRVEQLDETLAALDVTLDDEIIKACDGVHEAILYPMG from the coding sequence ATGAACTATCGCTATATCGGCAAAACAGGTTTGAGAGTTTCGCCGCTCTGTATGGGAACGATGACTTTTGGATCGTTCTGTGACAAAAAGAGGTCGTTTGCGATCATGGACAGGGCGTATGAGCGGGGAATCAATTTTTACGATACGGCCGAGCTCTATCCTGTGCCTCCCCGAAGCACATGGGCCGGTACGACGGAGGAGATCGTCGGGGAGTGGATGAGAACGAAGCCGCGTGAATCGATCGTCCTGGCGACGAAAGTGGCGGGTGCGGCGAGTGGCTGGTTCGTCCCGCCGATCCGTCACGGCCTGACGGCGATCGACCGCTTTCACATCGAACGGGCGGTCGAAGGGAGCTTGAAGCGGCTGAAAACCGACTATATCGACCTCTATCAGATGCACTGGCCCGATGCGGTGGTGCCGATCGAAGAGAGCCTGGAAGCGTTCGACCGGCTGGTACAAAGCGGGAAAGTCCGCTATATCGGTACCTCCAACGATACCGCCTATGGGCTGACGAAAGCGAACGAAGCGAGCCGTTACCTCGGGCTGGCGCGTTTCGAGTCGATCCAGAACAATTTCTCGTTGCTCAACCGCCGTTTCATGGATGAGTTGGCAACGGTCTGCCGTAAAGAGAAGATATCCCTGCTTCCCTACGCTCCGTTGGCCGGCGGTGTTTTGACCGGTAAATACAATGGAGAGTTTTTCCCGCCGGATGCACGGTTTACGAAGTACCTGAACGACAAAAACCCGCGTGTGCGGGCACAGGCGACGAAGTATCTCAACGACAAGACACTCGAAGCGACGGCACTCTACATGGAGATCGCCCAAATGGCGGGAATGCGTGTGACGACACTTGCGACGGCATGGAGTATGCAGCACGACTTTGTCGCCTCTTCGATCATTGGGGCCACACGTGTTGAGCAGCTCGACGAGACACTCGCGGCACTCGACGTCACTCTCGACGATGAGATCATAAAAGCGTGTGACGGGGTCCATGAAGCGATTTTGTATCCGATGGGATAG
- a CDS encoding fatty acid--CoA ligase, producing MEYPYENFYEMLAVHARKKPRRPAIFVGDYKLTYGRLLKKVDTLARFLELSDIKKGDRVAIFMQNAKEFVISLFAITKIGAVAVPINTFLKSEEVAYILNDCEAKMVMASSELKKVVEPLWGMTGIKRIVWEGEYESLDNKNIGFDEIFEILKSHEKMELPKIDDLAVIIYTSGTTGNPKGAMLSYRNIMHNCIAIGELTKFTRKDRFIVYLPMFHAFTLTVTVIMPFYYGASFVLIRNIMPFSNIIKQILLKRVTMFVGVPDVYNALSRAKLPWYFMWFQKVRYFVSGAAPLSEATIDRFTSKFSRAKLLEGYGLSECSPVVSVNLPSLQKPMSVGPAVPGVEIKIVDDNMMELPTGAIGEIIVKGDNVMQGYLNRPTATDETIVNGWLLTGDMGYLDEDGFLFIVDRKKDLIISRGINIYPREIEEVINGFEGVGASAVVGMPDEKSGEVPVAFIEPAEDETVDVKALRKYLKEKLANFKQPRDIRIIDELPKNATGKVLKRILKEELKQEATAF from the coding sequence ATGGAGTATCCTTACGAGAATTTCTATGAGATGCTGGCGGTACATGCACGAAAAAAACCCCGCCGTCCCGCCATCTTTGTCGGCGATTACAAGCTGACATACGGCAGATTGCTCAAAAAGGTCGATACACTTGCGCGTTTTCTCGAATTGAGCGACATCAAAAAGGGTGACCGTGTCGCCATTTTCATGCAGAATGCCAAAGAGTTCGTCATCAGTCTCTTCGCCATTACGAAGATCGGTGCCGTTGCGGTTCCGATCAACACGTTTTTAAAGAGCGAAGAGGTCGCCTACATTCTCAACGATTGTGAAGCGAAGATGGTAATGGCATCGAGTGAGTTGAAAAAGGTGGTGGAGCCGTTGTGGGGGATGACGGGTATCAAACGTATCGTCTGGGAGGGCGAGTACGAGTCGCTCGACAACAAAAACATCGGTTTCGACGAGATTTTCGAGATTCTCAAGAGCCACGAAAAGATGGAGCTTCCGAAAATCGACGATCTCGCCGTCATCATCTACACCTCCGGCACCACCGGCAATCCCAAAGGGGCGATGCTCAGTTACCGCAACATCATGCATAACTGTATCGCGATCGGTGAGTTGACGAAATTCACGCGCAAAGACCGTTTTATCGTCTATTTGCCGATGTTCCATGCCTTTACGCTGACGGTGACGGTCATCATGCCGTTCTATTACGGAGCGTCGTTCGTGCTGATCCGCAATATCATGCCATTCAGCAATATCATCAAGCAGATCCTACTCAAGCGGGTGACGATGTTCGTCGGTGTGCCGGATGTCTACAACGCGCTCAGCCGCGCGAAGTTGCCGTGGTATTTTATGTGGTTTCAGAAAGTGCGCTACTTCGTCAGCGGCGCCGCGCCGCTCAGCGAAGCGACGATCGATCGGTTCACCTCCAAGTTCAGCCGCGCGAAACTGCTCGAAGGGTACGGCCTGAGCGAGTGTTCACCTGTCGTATCGGTCAATCTGCCCTCATTGCAGAAACCGATGTCGGTCGGTCCGGCGGTTCCGGGTGTGGAGATCAAAATCGTCGATGACAACATGATGGAGCTTCCCACCGGTGCGATCGGCGAAATTATCGTCAAAGGGGACAATGTCATGCAGGGCTACTTGAACCGTCCGACCGCAACGGATGAAACCATCGTTAACGGATGGCTTCTGACCGGCGATATGGGATACCTGGATGAAGATGGATTCCTCTTTATCGTCGATCGCAAGAAAGATCTGATCATCTCCAGAGGCATCAACATCTATCCGCGTGAGATCGAAGAGGTGATCAACGGTTTCGAGGGAGTGGGGGCTTCGGCAGTCGTCGGTATGCCGGATGAAAAGTCGGGTGAAGTGCCGGTCGCCTTTATCGAACCGGCAGAAGATGAAACGGTCGATGTCAAAGCGTTGCGGAAATATCTCAAAGAGAAGCTGGCCAACTTCAAGCAGCCCCGCGATATCCGCATCATCGACGAACTGCCGAAAAACGCGACGGGCAAAGTGCTAAAACGCATTCTCAAAGAGGAGCTGAAGCAAGAAGCCACCGCTTTTTGA
- a CDS encoding LexA family transcriptional regulator has protein sequence MLSFDEVLSRLKDILSVEVGERKVLDKDVAETLGIAPAYFAVLKKRGSVPFAQIADFCARRKISINWLLYDQAPKSLEESTEKVATIRYFKQINASAGSGALNWQERFETIRIDEALVGLLGGRKHLKYIEALEVRGDSMEPLLYDGDLVAVDRSRQAVKNGSVYVFRIGEELFIKQLEKRRDEDRWACISFNPAYPVIYTDPEEIHLIGEAIAVMQKGVA, from the coding sequence ATGCTCTCTTTCGATGAGGTACTTTCCAGGCTTAAAGATATTTTGAGTGTCGAGGTGGGTGAACGCAAGGTTTTGGACAAGGATGTCGCCGAAACGCTTGGAATCGCACCGGCCTATTTCGCGGTATTGAAAAAACGCGGATCGGTTCCTTTCGCGCAGATCGCCGACTTCTGTGCACGGCGCAAGATCAGTATCAACTGGCTTCTCTACGATCAGGCTCCGAAGTCGCTGGAGGAGAGCACGGAAAAGGTCGCGACGATCCGCTACTTCAAACAGATCAATGCCTCGGCCGGCAGCGGGGCACTCAACTGGCAGGAGCGTTTCGAAACGATTCGTATCGACGAAGCACTGGTCGGACTCCTGGGAGGCAGAAAACATTTGAAATATATCGAAGCGCTGGAGGTACGCGGAGATTCTATGGAACCGCTTCTGTATGACGGTGACCTCGTGGCGGTCGACCGCAGCCGGCAGGCGGTGAAAAACGGATCGGTTTATGTATTTCGGATCGGGGAAGAGCTTTTCATCAAACAGCTGGAGAAACGAAGAGACGAAGATCGATGGGCTTGTATCTCTTTCAATCCCGCTTATCCCGTTATCTATACCGATCCGGAAGAGATTCATCTGATAGGCGAAGCGATCGCCGTGATGCAGAAGGGAGTTGCGTGA
- a CDS encoding DNA polymerase Y family protein — protein sequence MIIHLDLDAFFASCERLLNPGLKNRPIAVGGRGDPFIFDQKSGHNIDVTLENSGAFVPTLFYNAESSFRDYFVENDRIRGIVITSSYEARACGIKTGMTIREALQQSPGLIVLPPRHLFYHDRSHALKKWLMKRVPVLEQYSVDEFFGDLKGWIADRDVPAFIDSLRREIETTFGLPVSIGAAPSKWIAKLATSAAKPNGCKALFAKDVDAFVDPKPIEAFPGIGRGFSKRLKAYKIETLGELKAAKHLLYRWKKPGIQLYHRVNGDDNESVVAGHDRRSIGISRTIDPVFDRREIRRRLIILCRHLSHLVTKIDAQPKRLFLGIKYQFGQKAKRSVTEPFTFSELALRRHILELFEAIDTYRSLAIVRLGIGCGAFETRPTTRGSLFGHEREMKERRLWHQTAKIRQKYGIDTIRSAVEML from the coding sequence ATGATCATCCATCTGGATCTTGACGCTTTCTTCGCTTCATGCGAACGCCTTTTGAACCCCGGCCTGAAAAACAGACCCATCGCGGTAGGGGGACGCGGCGACCCTTTTATCTTTGACCAAAAAAGCGGGCACAACATCGATGTCACTCTCGAAAACAGCGGCGCATTCGTCCCGACACTTTTCTACAATGCCGAGAGCAGTTTCAGAGACTATTTTGTCGAAAACGACAGAATCCGGGGTATCGTAATCACCTCCAGCTACGAAGCGAGAGCCTGCGGCATCAAAACCGGTATGACGATTCGTGAAGCGCTTCAGCAATCTCCCGGCCTCATCGTCCTTCCGCCCCGCCACCTTTTCTATCACGACAGATCCCATGCACTCAAAAAGTGGCTGATGAAAAGAGTTCCCGTGCTCGAACAGTACAGTGTCGACGAATTTTTCGGTGATTTGAAAGGATGGATCGCCGATAGAGACGTTCCCGCCTTCATCGATTCGCTTCGCCGAGAGATCGAAACGACGTTCGGCCTGCCCGTCTCCATCGGGGCCGCCCCTTCGAAGTGGATCGCCAAGCTGGCCACAAGCGCCGCGAAACCGAACGGGTGCAAGGCTCTTTTCGCCAAAGATGTCGATGCCTTTGTCGATCCGAAACCGATCGAGGCGTTCCCTGGTATCGGCCGCGGCTTTTCGAAGCGTTTAAAGGCCTACAAAATCGAAACGCTCGGCGAGTTGAAAGCGGCGAAGCACCTGCTCTACCGATGGAAAAAACCGGGCATACAGCTCTACCACCGTGTCAACGGCGACGATAACGAATCGGTCGTCGCCGGACATGACCGGCGCTCCATCGGGATCTCCCGTACGATCGATCCGGTCTTCGACCGAAGAGAGATCCGGCGCAGACTCATTATCCTCTGTCGCCATCTCTCCCACCTCGTCACAAAAATCGATGCACAGCCCAAGAGGCTCTTTCTGGGGATCAAATACCAGTTCGGACAGAAGGCCAAACGCAGTGTCACCGAACCTTTCACCTTCAGCGAACTGGCCCTGCGCCGTCATATCCTGGAACTTTTCGAAGCCATCGACACTTACCGCTCCCTGGCCATCGTCAGACTTGGTATCGGCTGCGGCGCTTTCGAAACCCGACCGACGACACGCGGATCGCTCTTCGGCCACGAGAGAGAGATGAAAGAACGGCGTCTATGGCATCAGACGGCCAAGATACGGCAAAAGTACGGCATCGACACGATTCGGTCCGCCGTGGAGATGCTATAG
- a CDS encoding OmpP1/FadL family transporter has product MKQTTFLMRAAVTSMAAATVVMASAYKIPEQSTRSMALSAAYVAGADSADASYFNPANMSWVEGNALLEAGLTYIHLPEVEYRGSVAGVPADDNSKTEDFLLPYFHYVSPKVDNWRFGLSLVEPGGLSKKWNGTAQKMKAEEFTLAVIELNPTVSYAVTPEFSIGGGVRLIYSDGKVKAYLQDAYAENMTGDTIEFGYNLALSYKPQPETTLSVTYRSNVDLDLEGSSSGFIAVGSPQLPYYDTPGGVSVPLPATLALAAAHTFGKTRVELVYERTYWSKYEKLDFHFDDDTVDAIFGNPIDKDWSDTNTFRIGITHRLDEKWTLMAGYAYDESPIPEKTLGFELPDADAHIFSLGAIMQVNEDFEAGFSLLYDSKDERTVHTPPNENGIDGTFKKGGAILTNISLGYRF; this is encoded by the coding sequence ATGAAACAGACCACATTTTTGATGCGTGCAGCCGTAACGAGCATGGCGGCTGCGACAGTAGTGATGGCGAGTGCTTACAAAATTCCCGAGCAATCAACGCGTTCGATGGCACTGAGTGCCGCTTATGTCGCCGGTGCCGATTCGGCCGATGCCAGTTACTTCAACCCTGCCAACATGAGCTGGGTGGAGGGCAATGCACTGCTAGAAGCGGGCCTCACCTATATCCATCTGCCGGAGGTCGAGTACAGAGGCAGTGTCGCAGGCGTACCGGCGGATGACAACTCCAAAACGGAAGATTTTCTGCTTCCCTATTTTCATTATGTGAGCCCGAAAGTGGACAACTGGCGTTTCGGCCTCTCGCTGGTCGAACCGGGCGGCCTTTCGAAGAAGTGGAACGGTACGGCGCAGAAGATGAAAGCGGAGGAGTTCACGCTCGCCGTGATCGAGCTCAACCCGACCGTATCCTATGCCGTAACGCCCGAGTTCAGTATCGGTGGCGGTGTGCGTCTCATCTACAGTGACGGCAAGGTGAAAGCCTATCTTCAAGATGCCTATGCGGAAAATATGACCGGAGACACGATAGAGTTCGGTTACAATCTGGCCCTCTCCTACAAACCGCAGCCCGAGACGACACTCAGCGTGACCTACCGTTCCAATGTCGATCTCGACCTTGAAGGCAGCTCGAGCGGGTTTATCGCCGTTGGTTCTCCCCAGCTTCCTTACTACGATACTCCCGGCGGTGTCAGTGTCCCTTTGCCGGCGACGTTGGCACTGGCAGCTGCCCATACATTCGGCAAGACCCGTGTCGAACTGGTCTATGAGCGAACCTACTGGTCGAAATACGAAAAGCTCGATTTCCATTTCGACGACGACACGGTCGATGCGATTTTCGGCAATCCGATCGACAAAGATTGGTCCGATACCAATACCTTCCGCATCGGTATCACTCATCGACTCGACGAAAAGTGGACGTTGATGGCCGGCTACGCCTATGACGAGTCGCCGATCCCCGAAAAGACGCTTGGGTTCGAACTGCCCGATGCCGATGCACATATCTTCTCTTTGGGTGCCATTATGCAGGTCAACGAAGATTTCGAAGCCGGTTTCAGCCTCCTCTATGACAGCAAAGACGAGCGCACCGTCCATACCCCTCCAAATGAAAACGGCATCGATGGCACCTTCAAAAAAGGGGGTGCAATCCTTACCAATATCTCACTTGGATACAGGTTCTAA